A genome region from Acinetobacter lwoffii includes the following:
- a CDS encoding long-chain-acyl-CoA synthetase, with the protein MTQMKPHDLIGIADVAAKIPAFLTKVPNLLTGLRQAYLRTPNTPAGLGLAFEKATKRNPEGIALRFEEQSYSYAALNAWANQIAHFYLSLGAKKGDVVAVMVENRPELIASVIGLAKLGVTTALVNTSQVGKVLTHSINLVKPIALIVGEECRHAVNEIRNDLNISSDRLHWFADQNTQADPGQAPEGFINLAEKTDLAPKFNPSTTHSVQGKDGLFYIYTSGTTGLPKAVIFTNGRWTLAYGTYGHVLNLNKDDVMYCTLPLYHATGMVVCWCGVIAGSSTLAIRRKFSTSSFWKDVQKFDVSAIGYVGELCRYLMDAPPSELEKGHRVTKMIGNGMRPNIWDKFKSRFGIQEVLELYASSEGNVGFSNIFNFDNTVGFSPTPYAIIAFDKDKNEPVRDAKGHCKRVKKGETGLLIGKITRRSPFDGYTDPEKNKSVIMQDVFTQGDAYFNTGDLVRNIGFRHAQFVDRLGETFRWKGENVSTTEVENMLTEYDKIVEAVVYGVEIPNTNGRAGMAAITLQPDVKLDDADLAAMAACFKKCLPAYAVPVFLRIQQQIETTGTFKYQKNKLKEQAFDPSKTDERLLVLLPGATAYSELTAEIFTNIQAYQYRF; encoded by the coding sequence ATGACCCAAATGAAACCACACGATCTGATTGGGATTGCAGATGTCGCTGCCAAAATCCCGGCTTTTTTGACCAAAGTGCCCAATTTGCTCACTGGTCTAAGACAGGCATATTTACGTACTCCGAACACACCGGCCGGCCTGGGTCTGGCTTTTGAAAAAGCCACCAAGCGCAACCCGGAAGGCATTGCCTTGCGTTTTGAAGAGCAAAGCTATAGCTATGCTGCTCTCAATGCCTGGGCCAACCAGATTGCCCATTTCTATCTATCCTTGGGCGCCAAGAAAGGTGATGTTGTTGCTGTCATGGTCGAGAACCGCCCTGAGCTGATTGCCAGCGTGATTGGTCTGGCTAAACTGGGTGTGACCACCGCTCTGGTCAATACCTCTCAAGTCGGCAAGGTGCTGACGCACAGTATCAATCTGGTCAAACCGATTGCCCTGATTGTGGGTGAAGAGTGTCGTCATGCAGTCAACGAGATTCGTAATGACCTGAATATTAGCAGTGACCGCCTGCACTGGTTTGCAGATCAAAACACTCAAGCCGATCCGGGTCAGGCGCCTGAAGGCTTTATCAACCTGGCTGAAAAAACCGATCTTGCTCCCAAATTCAATCCATCAACTACTCATTCGGTACAGGGCAAAGACGGGCTGTTCTATATTTACACCTCGGGCACCACCGGTCTACCTAAAGCGGTGATCTTTACCAATGGTCGCTGGACGCTGGCTTATGGCACCTATGGGCATGTGCTGAATCTCAATAAAGATGATGTGATGTACTGTACCCTGCCGCTTTATCATGCCACAGGCATGGTGGTGTGCTGGTGCGGTGTCATTGCAGGGAGCAGCACCCTGGCTATTCGCCGTAAATTTTCGACCTCTTCTTTCTGGAAGGATGTGCAAAAATTTGATGTCTCTGCGATTGGTTATGTCGGTGAGTTGTGCCGCTATCTGATGGATGCTCCCCCATCTGAACTGGAAAAAGGTCACCGCGTGACTAAGATGATTGGGAATGGCATGCGCCCAAATATCTGGGATAAATTTAAATCCCGTTTTGGCATTCAGGAAGTGCTGGAACTGTATGCCTCTAGTGAAGGCAATGTCGGTTTTAGCAATATTTTCAATTTTGACAATACCGTCGGTTTCTCACCCACACCGTATGCGATTATTGCCTTTGATAAAGATAAAAATGAGCCGGTACGGGACGCTAAAGGCCATTGCAAACGGGTGAAAAAAGGCGAAACTGGTTTATTAATTGGTAAAATTACCCGCCGTTCACCCTTTGATGGCTATACCGATCCGGAAAAAAACAAGTCAGTCATCATGCAGGATGTATTTACCCAAGGTGATGCTTACTTCAATACCGGAGATCTGGTGCGCAATATCGGCTTCCGTCATGCGCAGTTTGTTGATCGTTTAGGCGAGACTTTCCGCTGGAAAGGGGAAAATGTTTCTACAACTGAAGTGGAAAACATGCTGACCGAGTATGACAAAATCGTTGAAGCGGTGGTGTATGGCGTAGAAATTCCCAATACCAATGGTCGTGCCGGTATGGCCGCGATTACCCTGCAACCCGATGTAAAATTGGATGATGCAGATTTAGCAGCCATGGCCGCTTGCTTTAAAAAATGCTTGCCGGCTTATGCGGTACCGGTATTTTTACGTATACAACAGCAGATTGAAACTACAGGTACCTTTAAATACCAGAAAAATAAATTGAAAGAGCAAGCATTTGATCCGAGTAAAACCGATGAACGCCTGCTGGTGTTATTGCCAGGTGCAACGGCATATTCGGAGCTCACCGCAGAGATTTTTACCAATATTCAGGCCTATCAATATCGCTTCTAA
- a CDS encoding Rne/Rng family ribonuclease, whose amino-acid sequence MKRMLINATHAEEIRVALVTGQRLYDFDLENRTREQKKSNIYKGHVTRVEPSLEAVFVEYGAGRQGFLSMREIANSYYKADPRQTSNIRELITEGTELLVQVEKEERGNKGAALSTFISLAGRYLVLMPNNPKGGGISRQISGSVREELKEMLATLNVPRGMSVIVRTAGIGRSQEELQLDLQHLLDLWAQIQSTASSGPSPMLVHQEAGVVTRAIRDYLRDDVAEILIDSEQAYNEAYNFVKAVMPRQLEKLKTYTLNEPLFAHFAIESQIQTAYEREVKLPSGGSIVIDQTEALVSIDINSAKSTRGSDVEDTALNTNIEAAEEIARQLRLRDIGGLVVIDFIDMTKDRNQRMVEAKLREATQSDRARIQFGQLSRFGLMEMSRQRLRPSLEEATGYVCPRCHGTGMVRDLRSLSLSIMRKVEEIALRERHGEVQVEVPVEIAAFLLNEKRHTLVYLEQTSNVRVTVLPHPHLETPHYEITYNAEGFAPTSYERTEATRSSEKELGYESSEWHLEEEHTHATAPAPAQQQNNGRNNKRRNQQNQNAQQAPVAQQAPAEAQVAAPASSPCAWLENLFVQKQAATVDQSRTANNAAAAIEQMINGGAVSRGQFGQLSTPVAQPAPQQVSQPAAPASSNAYLAPSTVAQKQERDAEKPAERDERAPRHNNKKPRNPKHKEPREQVQSEASAPQQHQVHEEVVQVSRQEQRHEARENKRNSRRQHHNEPSQQNDVQNNEQQPQQAMPRRDRRNQPRQERPNRHRDPSVLNEQAQQVAPAVVEAPAVNDKQLRVELVDAPRQDVMPTAMVVNIDQAKSEIVALNDNAAVVTPTVEVTAPADAPVEEAAAENVVEAALTAPVEEIVPAEESSAEKPRASNDPRQRRRQQREGQLQQATVQKLTPSQVPTLGQFTIGSLIRHVYGEDCSVLIEQFGLLPTFNRALEKFTKEYNASLVAAATPATEKKPVTRDVQVTVAKVEAEPAPVLDLNPPKPVSDKRVANDPRERRRLAKQAAEQALQQAKQQAKVETAPAVETAPEAPVAAEAQAESAEAAATETPVTTEVAIEETVNAQPAEQATETTTPVDTAPTEAAPVTEAQPRDAAPVEANAESEAPVTEAQDQAEVTTEDTEASEAEKAEKQAARPRRPRGRPPKKANTATES is encoded by the coding sequence ATGAAACGTATGTTGATTAATGCAACACATGCCGAAGAAATTCGCGTTGCACTTGTCACTGGTCAGCGTCTTTACGATTTTGATTTAGAAAATCGTACCCGTGAACAAAAAAAATCCAATATCTACAAAGGTCACGTGACTCGCGTTGAACCTTCTTTAGAAGCTGTATTCGTTGAATACGGTGCAGGTCGCCAAGGCTTCCTGTCAATGCGTGAAATCGCGAATTCATATTACAAAGCCGACCCTCGCCAAACTTCGAATATCCGTGAACTGATCACTGAAGGCACCGAGCTTCTGGTTCAGGTGGAAAAAGAAGAGCGTGGCAATAAAGGCGCTGCCCTGTCTACTTTTATCTCACTTGCTGGCCGTTATTTGGTCTTGATGCCAAACAACCCTAAAGGTGGTGGTATCAGCCGTCAGATTTCTGGTTCAGTGCGTGAAGAACTGAAAGAAATGCTGGCAACACTGAACGTGCCACGTGGTATGAGTGTGATTGTGCGTACTGCCGGGATCGGTCGTTCACAAGAAGAATTGCAACTCGACTTACAGCACTTGTTAGACCTTTGGGCACAAATCCAGAGCACTGCAAGTTCAGGTCCATCGCCAATGCTGGTACATCAGGAAGCGGGCGTGGTGACACGTGCCATTCGTGACTACCTGCGTGATGATGTTGCTGAAATCCTGATTGACTCAGAACAAGCCTATAACGAAGCCTATAACTTCGTAAAAGCGGTAATGCCACGTCAGTTAGAAAAACTGAAAACTTATACCTTAAATGAACCTTTATTCGCGCATTTCGCGATTGAAAGCCAAATTCAAACCGCTTACGAACGTGAAGTAAAATTGCCTTCTGGCGGTTCGATCGTAATCGACCAAACTGAAGCTTTAGTGTCAATTGACATTAACTCGGCAAAATCGACTCGCGGTAGCGACGTTGAAGACACCGCGTTAAATACCAATATTGAAGCGGCAGAAGAAATCGCGCGTCAATTACGTTTACGTGATATCGGTGGTCTGGTGGTGATCGACTTCATCGACATGACTAAAGACCGCAACCAGCGTATGGTGGAAGCGAAGCTGCGTGAAGCGACGCAAAGTGACCGTGCCCGTATCCAGTTCGGTCAATTGTCACGTTTTGGTTTGATGGAAATGAGCCGTCAACGTCTGCGTCCTTCTCTTGAAGAAGCGACTGGCTACGTTTGCCCACGCTGCCATGGTACCGGCATGGTTCGTGATCTTCGTTCTTTATCACTTTCGATTATGCGTAAAGTGGAAGAGATCGCGCTACGTGAACGTCATGGTGAAGTTCAAGTCGAAGTTCCAGTCGAAATTGCTGCCTTCTTATTGAATGAAAAACGTCACACCTTGGTCTATTTAGAACAGACTTCAAATGTACGTGTCACTGTGCTGCCGCATCCGCATCTGGAAACACCGCATTATGAAATCACTTATAATGCCGAAGGCTTTGCACCAACCAGCTATGAACGTACTGAAGCAACTCGTTCAAGTGAAAAAGAGTTGGGCTATGAGTCATCTGAATGGCATTTAGAAGAAGAACATACGCATGCTACTGCCCCAGCGCCTGCTCAACAGCAAAACAACGGCAGAAACAATAAACGCCGTAACCAGCAAAACCAAAATGCACAGCAAGCACCTGTTGCACAACAAGCTCCTGCCGAAGCACAAGTTGCTGCTCCTGCATCTAGCCCATGTGCCTGGTTAGAAAACCTGTTTGTTCAAAAACAGGCAGCGACTGTTGATCAATCGCGTACTGCCAACAATGCAGCTGCAGCGATTGAACAAATGATCAATGGCGGTGCGGTGAGCCGTGGTCAGTTCGGTCAATTGTCTACACCGGTTGCACAACCTGCTCCACAGCAAGTGTCTCAACCTGCTGCTCCGGCAAGCAGCAATGCTTACCTAGCACCATCGACTGTAGCGCAAAAACAGGAACGTGATGCTGAAAAACCGGCAGAGCGTGATGAAAGAGCACCACGTCATAACAACAAAAAACCACGCAATCCGAAGCACAAAGAACCGCGTGAGCAGGTTCAGTCTGAAGCTTCCGCTCCTCAGCAACATCAGGTGCATGAAGAAGTGGTTCAGGTATCTCGTCAAGAACAACGTCATGAAGCACGTGAAAACAAGCGTAATTCTCGCCGTCAGCATCATAACGAGCCATCTCAGCAAAATGATGTTCAAAACAATGAACAACAGCCACAACAGGCAATGCCACGTCGTGACCGCCGTAACCAGCCACGTCAGGAACGTCCAAATCGCCACCGCGATCCAAGCGTACTGAATGAGCAAGCTCAACAAGTAGCACCTGCAGTCGTTGAAGCGCCAGCAGTCAATGACAAGCAGCTTCGTGTTGAGTTGGTCGATGCACCACGTCAAGACGTGATGCCAACAGCCATGGTCGTGAATATTGACCAGGCGAAAAGCGAAATCGTGGCATTGAATGACAATGCTGCAGTTGTAACGCCAACGGTTGAAGTGACTGCACCGGCAGATGCGCCAGTTGAAGAAGCCGCTGCTGAAAATGTAGTGGAAGCTGCACTGACAGCCCCTGTTGAAGAAATTGTGCCAGCTGAAGAATCAAGTGCTGAAAAACCACGTGCCAGCAACGATCCGCGTCAGCGTCGTCGTCAGCAGCGTGAAGGACAGCTTCAACAGGCTACAGTTCAGAAATTGACTCCGTCACAAGTACCAACTTTGGGTCAGTTCACTATTGGTAGCCTGATTCGCCATGTTTATGGTGAAGACTGCTCCGTACTGATTGAACAGTTTGGTTTATTGCCAACCTTTAACCGTGCTCTAGAGAAGTTCACAAAAGAGTACAATGCGAGTCTGGTGGCTGCAGCAACGCCTGCCACAGAGAAAAAACCGGTCACCCGTGATGTTCAAGTGACCGTAGCCAAGGTTGAAGCGGAGCCGGCTCCAGTTCTGGACCTGAATCCACCAAAACCGGTGTCGGACAAACGTGTCGCAAACGATCCACGTGAGCGTCGCCGTCTGGCTAAACAGGCTGCAGAACAGGCCCTGCAACAAGCCAAGCAACAGGCCAAAGTAGAAACAGCTCCGGCAGTTGAAACTGCGCCAGAAGCACCTGTAGCAGCAGAAGCGCAAGCAGAGTCTGCTGAAGCAGCGGCAACTGAAACTCCAGTAACCACTGAAGTAGCTATTGAAGAAACCGTAAATGCTCAGCCAGCTGAACAAGCAACTGAAACTACGACACCAGTAGATACAGCTCCTACAGAAGCGGCTCCAGTGACTGAAGCTCAACCTAGAGATGCTGCGCCAGTTGAAGCAAATGCTGAATCAGAAGCTCCTGTTACAGAAGCCCAGGATCAGGCCGAAGTAACAACAGAAGACACTGAAGCCAGCGAAGCTGAAAAAGCGGAGAAACAGGCTGCTCGTCCACGTCGTCCACGTGGCCGTCCACCGAAAAAAGCCAATACTGCAACTGAATCATAA
- a CDS encoding RluA family pseudouridine synthase produces MNSTQQWQNVTWFEVDEHQDGQRIDNFLFSRLKGVPKSRIYRLIREGQVRVNKKRIKAETKLAIGDQIRVAPIRYEQKDETAAPVSDKVAQGLLARVIYEDEGLMVVNKPSGIAVHGGSGVAYGLIEGLRAATGKKYLELIHRIDRDTSGLVMISKKRSVLKTLQDMLREHKIKKTYAAVVKGQVSLDKQLIDAPLHRYELANGERRVCVSPKEGKESKTQWNVQERFMHATLVYASPLSGRTHQIRVHGLSIGHPLVGDEKYGHETEYRGPKPRRLCLHAMRLDIPGYPAIEAPLPEDMQSLVAQLRAQKADKPAAQ; encoded by the coding sequence ATGAATTCTACGCAACAATGGCAAAACGTCACTTGGTTTGAAGTGGATGAACATCAAGATGGACAACGCATCGATAATTTCCTGTTTAGTCGTCTGAAAGGTGTGCCAAAAAGCCGTATCTATCGTCTGATTCGTGAAGGCCAGGTTCGCGTCAATAAAAAACGCATTAAAGCAGAAACCAAACTCGCAATCGGTGACCAGATTCGCGTTGCGCCGATTCGTTATGAACAAAAAGATGAGACCGCGGCACCTGTTTCCGACAAAGTGGCACAAGGCTTATTGGCCCGTGTGATTTATGAAGATGAAGGTCTGATGGTTGTAAATAAGCCATCCGGGATTGCCGTGCATGGCGGTAGCGGTGTGGCCTATGGCCTGATTGAAGGCTTACGTGCAGCAACCGGTAAAAAGTATCTGGAACTGATTCACCGGATTGACCGTGATACTTCCGGTCTGGTGATGATTTCCAAAAAGCGTAGCGTGTTGAAAACATTACAAGATATGTTGCGTGAACATAAAATCAAAAAAACCTATGCCGCTGTAGTAAAAGGGCAGGTCAGTCTGGATAAACAGCTGATTGATGCACCTTTACATCGTTACGAGCTGGCCAATGGTGAACGTCGTGTCTGCGTGTCCCCGAAAGAAGGTAAAGAGTCTAAAACCCAGTGGAATGTGCAGGAACGTTTTATGCATGCCACACTGGTGTATGCATCTCCGCTTTCTGGTCGTACCCATCAGATTCGTGTTCATGGTTTGAGTATTGGTCATCCGCTAGTAGGCGATGAAAAGTATGGTCATGAAACAGAATATCGTGGGCCAAAACCACGCCGTTTGTGTTTACATGCAATGCGTCTGGACATTCCGGGCTATCCAGCAATTGAAGCACCATTGCCAGAAGATATGCAGAGTCTGGTGGCGCAGTTAAGAGCGCAGAAAGCGGATAAACCGGCTGCCCAATAA
- a CDS encoding IS110 family RNA-guided transposase, translating to MIMLGIDVSKTKIDCCIFPQGLTGKRKNKIFTNTESGFGSLLKWLITLKIEPDQVTAIMEATSVYHENLGYYLYDAGVKVCVANPSRVRAFAKGMSMLNKTDKADSEALSRYGYTAKLIIWQPEPENVRLLKALLGRRDVYLGSLLQEKNRLEKAQSTHTSVVVIKLLEENIEYLNQQLEHIDKLINNHIDQDPTLKQDLKLLQTIPSIGERSGLLLLGLFHSHKFEKASQAAAYVGLVPVHQLSGSSVNKQSHLSKAGDSKIRSVLYMSALTAIKYNPHIEALYQRLLSQGKNKMCALGAAMRKLIHLCYGVLKHQTAYQRDYLLVE from the coding sequence ATGATTATGCTAGGTATTGATGTCAGTAAAACCAAAATAGATTGTTGCATTTTCCCTCAAGGTTTGACTGGAAAAAGAAAAAATAAAATATTTACTAATACAGAAAGTGGCTTTGGCAGTCTGCTCAAATGGCTCATCACTCTTAAAATTGAACCTGATCAAGTGACAGCAATCATGGAAGCGACTTCGGTTTATCATGAGAATTTGGGATATTATCTATATGATGCAGGTGTAAAGGTTTGTGTGGCTAATCCTTCACGAGTAAGAGCCTTTGCCAAAGGCATGTCCATGCTAAATAAAACGGATAAAGCTGATAGTGAAGCTCTTTCACGTTATGGTTACACCGCAAAGTTAATCATATGGCAGCCTGAACCTGAAAATGTCAGATTATTAAAAGCTTTACTAGGCAGACGAGATGTCTATCTAGGTAGTCTATTGCAGGAAAAGAATCGACTTGAAAAGGCGCAGTCCACTCATACCTCCGTTGTTGTGATTAAATTACTTGAAGAGAATATTGAGTATTTAAATCAGCAACTTGAACATATTGATAAGTTAATAAATAATCACATAGATCAAGATCCAACATTGAAACAGGATTTGAAATTACTGCAAACTATTCCTTCAATCGGTGAACGATCAGGCTTATTACTGTTGGGGTTATTTCATTCGCACAAGTTTGAAAAAGCAAGTCAAGCTGCTGCATATGTAGGTTTGGTTCCAGTACATCAGTTGTCTGGCAGTTCAGTCAACAAGCAAAGTCACTTATCAAAAGCAGGTGACAGTAAAATACGCTCAGTATTGTATATGTCAGCATTAACAGCGATTAAATATAATCCACACATTGAAGCTTTATATCAACGATTATTAAGCCAGGGTAAAAATAAAATGTGTGCTTTAGGTGCTGCAATGCGCAAGCTTATACATCTGTGTTATGGCGTTTTAAAACATCAGACTGCCTATCAAAGAGATTATTTATTGGTCGAATAA